In the genome of Actinomadura luzonensis, the window TTCGAGCACGTCTCCCGAGGCGGGGGCGATGGGCGTCATCGACGAGCGCGGCAGCAGGGCGCCGTGCAGCCGCCGACCTCCAGTACCTGCTCCACCCAGCCGGGCGCGGCGGCCGACAGCGCTTCCAGCGCCGCGCGCACGCATTCCCCGGCCAGCTCCAGCCGGTTCAATGGGGCCCGTTGACAGGGGAGGCCGCGTTCAGCCGTGGCGGCCCGTGGTGAGGGGAGGTCGCGTTGGTGGTGGCGGCCCGTCGGGAGGGCGGGCCCCGTTCGGTGGCTGGGGCCCGCCTGGTGGGGTGGCGGCCGGGGCCGCTGGTGGTGGGCGGGTGGGTCAGCGGAGGACCGAGTACAGGGCCGTGGTCAGGGACGCGCGGGAGTCGTCCTGGTCGATGGACCACATCATCGACCCGCCCAGCCCCTTCAGCCGGATGTACGCCGCCTTCTGCACCATCATCGCCGGGTCGTCGTACGACCAGAACTCGTTGCCGTCGTACAGCCACATCGCCCCGGTCCGCAGGTCCCGGTACCGTTTGCCGGGCTTGTTCACCAGGTCCTTGTAGTCCTCGTTGCCCGGCGCCCACTTGCCGGGCGCGGGGCCGGTGGCCGGCTTGTAGAGGCCGTCGCCGCCCGCCGTCACGCCGGTCCAGCCCTGCCCGTAGGCGGGCACGCCGACGACGAGCTTGCGGCCGGGCGCGCCCCGCGACAGGTAGTCGCGTACGGTCTGGTCGACGCTGTACTTGACGGGGTTCGGGTCGCGGCGGTCGGTGAAGAGGTTGCCGTTGTGGCCGGTCTGGGGCTCCCAGGTGCCGTGCAGGTCGTACCCCTGGACGGTGGCGAAGTCGAGCTGCCTGAAGACGCGCCGCACCTCGAACCCGGCGTCGATCTTGGCGGCGGCGGCCGGCAGGAAGGCGGTGAGCTGGGCGTCGGCCGCGTACGCCGTGAGCTGCCGCCGCAGCTCCTCCACGAACAGCGTGAAGTTCTGCTTGTCCTCGGCCCGGATCACGTTGCCCTCGGCCCCGGACGAGCCCGGCCACTCCCAGTCGAGGTCGATGCCGTCGAAGACGCCGGCGCCGGCGCCCGGCTCCAGCCCCGGCAGGTCGCCGCGCAGCCACAGGCCGATGCACGACTGTGCGAGCCTGGCCCGCGACTCGGCGGTGAGCACGGCGTCGGAGAAGTACTTGGAGCCGGTCCAGCCGCCGAGGGAGATCAGCACCTTCAGCCCCGGATGCTTGGCCTTGAGCTTGCGCAGCTGGTTGAGGTTGCCGTTGAGCGCCTGGCCGGGGGCGTCGGCCACGCCGTCCACGCTCTGCTCGGCCGGCACCGGCCGCTGCCAGTCGGCCCACGGGTCGGCGGAGTAGCAGGAGCTGTCGGCGCCGACGAAGCCGAAGGCGTAGTTGAGGTGGGTGAGCTTGGCGGCCGCGCCCGTGGTGTCCACGTCCTTGACGTGGTAATTGCGGCCGTAGACGCCCCATTGGATGAAGTACGCGACCCGCTTGAAGCCGGTGCGGGCGGACTCGGCCTGGGCGGGCGCGGAGATCGCCGTGAGGCCCAGTAAGAGCGAGAGCGTGATCAGGGTCTTGTTCTTCAGCGAGCGATTCACCGAGCGACTCCCGGAAGCCTCAACTCATAGGAAACTTTCCTATAAGTTGAGGTGATGGTAGAGCCGCCGTACCAGGGCGTCAACGGGCCGGGCACTCCCCGGCGACCGGCACACTGGAGGGGTGCCATCCACCCTGCCCGACGGCGATCCCGCGCCCACCACGGGCGAGCTTCCCGGCAGCGCCCTGCGCGGCCTCGGCGAGCGGCCGTTCGGCTTCTACGTCCACGTGCCGTTCTGCGTGACCCGCTGCGGCTACTGCGACTTCAACACCTACACCGCCGCCGAGCTGGGCCCCGGTGCCTCGCAGCGCGACTACGCCGACACGGTCGTCGCCGAGATCCGGCTGGCCCGCCGCGTCCTGGGCGAGCGCGAGCTGCCGGTGGAGACGGTGTTCTTCGGCGGCGGCACGCCCACCCTGCTGCCGCCCGAGGACCTGGCGCGGATCCTGGCGGCGATCGGCTCCGAGTTCGGGCTGCGGCCGGGGGCCGAGGTCACCACGGAGGCCAACCCCGAGTCCGTGGACCCCTCCTACCTGGAGAAACTGCGCCACGGCGGCTTCAACCGGATCAGCTTCGGCATGCAGAGCGCGCGCGAGCACGTGCTGCGCGTGCTCGACCGCAAGCACACGCCGGGACGCCCGGCGGCGGCCGTGCGCGAGGCCAGGCAGGCCGGGTTCGAGCACGTCAACCTCGACCTGATCTACAGCACGCCGGGCGAGTCCGACGACGACTGGCGGGCCTCGCTCGCCGCCGCGATCGAGGCCGGGCCCGACCACGTGTCGGCGTACTCGCTCATCGTCGAGGAGGGCACCCGCCTGGCGGCCAGGATCCGGCGCGGCGAGCTGCCCATGCCGGACGACGACGTCGCCGCCGACCGCTACCTCATCGCCGACGAGATGCTCACCGAGGCCGGCCTCCACTGGTACGAGGTGTCCAACTGGGCCGCCTCCGAGCAGGCCCGATGCCGCCACAACCTGCTCTACTGGACCGGCGGCGACTGGTGGGCCGCCGGCCCCGGCGCGCACAGCCACGTCGGCGGCACCCGCTGGTGGAACGTCAAGCACCCGGCCGCCTACGCCCAGCGCCTGGCCGCCGATGCCTCGCCCGCCCACGCCCGCGAGGTCCTGGACGAGGAGGACCGCGCGGCCGAGCGGCTCATGCTGGAGCTGCGCCTGGTCACCGGCTACCCCCTGAGCGAGGTGCCGCCGGCGGCGCGCCCGGTCGTGGCGGACGCGCTGGCGGGCGGGCTGCTCGCGCCCGAGCCGTTCAAGGCCGGGCGGATGGTGCTGACGCTGCGCGGGCGGTTGCTGGCCGACGCCCTCGTCAGGGACCTGCTGGTCTAGGTGATCATCCGGATGGAGAGCGGGTAGCGGTAGCGCTGGCCCTTGTTCGTGGCCACGGCCGCCTGGATGTGGAAGATCAGCGACAGCACCCAGATCACCGGGAACAGCAGGAAGCCGATGAACAGCAGCGACAGGAGGCCCGCCACGATGTAGCCGATGAACATCGTGATCTGGAAGTTCAGCGCCTCCGCCGCCTGGTCGCGGACGTAGGGGGACTGGTCCTTCTTCATCAGGTAGATGATCAGCGGGCCGAGCCAGGAGGCGAGCAGGCCGAGGAGGTGGGCCAGCATCGCCATCGTGTTGTCGTCGCTGCCGGGGCGCGGGCCGAAGCGGCCGGGGACGTACGGCTCGCCGGGGGCCTGGGCGGCGTAACCGGGGGCGTAGCCGTTGCCGTAGCCCGGCGGGGGCTGCTGGCCGTAGCCGGGGCCGTAACCGGGCGGGGGCTGCTGGCCGTAGCCGTAACCGGCCTGGGACGGGGGCTGCTGCCCGTAACCGGGCTGCTGGCCGTAGCCGTAGCCGCCTTGGGACGGCGGTTGCTGGCCGTAACCGTAGCCGCCCTGGGAGGGCGGTTGCTGGCCGTAGCCGTAACCGGGCTGGGACGGAGCCTGCTGGCCGTACCCGTAGCCGGGCTGGGAGGGCGGCTGCTGGCCGTAGCCGGGCTGGGACGGGGGTTGGTTGCCGTAGCCGGGCTGGTGGGGGCCGCTGCCGGGGTGGCCCTGGGGGATGTCCGACGGCGGGACGTAGCGCGTCGCGTCGTCATCGGCCGGCGGCTGATGCGGATCCTGGCTCATGGTGTCTCCGTAACGAAGTCGATCAGTTCCTCGACCCGGCCGAGCAGTTCCGGCTCCAGGTCGGTAAAGGTCGAGACGGCGCCGAGGATGCGCCGCCAGGCGTCGGCCGGCTCCATGCGCCAGCCGAGGGCCGCGATCACGCCTTCCTTCCACGGCACCCCGCGCGGCACCTCGGGCCAGGCGGGGATGCGCAGCACGGACGGCTTGACCGCCTGCCAGATGTCGACGAACGGGTGGCCCACCACGAGCACGTCCGGCGAGGTGATCCCGGCGGCGATCCGGCTCTCCTTCGAGCCGGGGACGAGGTGGTCCACCAGCACGCCGAGCCGCCGCCCCGGCTCGGGCCCGAACTCCGCCACGATGTCCGGCAGGTGGTCCACGCCCTCCAGGTACTCCACCACGACCCCTTCGACCCGCAGGTCGTGGCCCCAGATCTTCTCCACGAGGGCGGCGTCGTGCACGCCCTCGACGTAGATGCGGCTCTCCCTGGCGACCCGCGCCCGCAGGCCCTCCACGGCGATCGAGCCCGACGCGCTGCGCCGGGGCGCGGCCGGCGCGGCCGGCACGGGCCGCACCAGGGTCACCGGCCGGCCCTCCAGCAGGAACGCGGCCGGTGCGAGCGGGAACAGCCGCCGCCTGCCGAACCGGTCCTCCAGCGTCACGGCCTCCTTGTCGCAGGCCACGACCGCGCCGC includes:
- a CDS encoding glycoside hydrolase family 18 protein; the protein is MNRSLKNKTLITLSLLLGLTAISAPAQAESARTGFKRVAYFIQWGVYGRNYHVKDVDTTGAAAKLTHLNYAFGFVGADSSCYSADPWADWQRPVPAEQSVDGVADAPGQALNGNLNQLRKLKAKHPGLKVLISLGGWTGSKYFSDAVLTAESRARLAQSCIGLWLRGDLPGLEPGAGAGVFDGIDLDWEWPGSSGAEGNVIRAEDKQNFTLFVEELRRQLTAYAADAQLTAFLPAAAAKIDAGFEVRRVFRQLDFATVQGYDLHGTWEPQTGHNGNLFTDRRDPNPVKYSVDQTVRDYLSRGAPGRKLVVGVPAYGQGWTGVTAGGDGLYKPATGPAPGKWAPGNEDYKDLVNKPGKRYRDLRTGAMWLYDGNEFWSYDDPAMMVQKAAYIRLKGLGGSMMWSIDQDDSRASLTTALYSVLR
- the hemW gene encoding radical SAM family heme chaperone HemW; translated protein: MPSTLPDGDPAPTTGELPGSALRGLGERPFGFYVHVPFCVTRCGYCDFNTYTAAELGPGASQRDYADTVVAEIRLARRVLGERELPVETVFFGGGTPTLLPPEDLARILAAIGSEFGLRPGAEVTTEANPESVDPSYLEKLRHGGFNRISFGMQSAREHVLRVLDRKHTPGRPAAAVREARQAGFEHVNLDLIYSTPGESDDDWRASLAAAIEAGPDHVSAYSLIVEEGTRLAARIRRGELPMPDDDVAADRYLIADEMLTEAGLHWYEVSNWAASEQARCRHNLLYWTGGDWWAAGPGAHSHVGGTRWWNVKHPAAYAQRLAADASPAHAREVLDEEDRAAERLMLELRLVTGYPLSEVPPAARPVVADALAGGLLAPEPFKAGRMVLTLRGRLLADALVRDLLV
- a CDS encoding DUF4870 domain-containing protein, with the translated sequence MSQDPHQPPADDDATRYVPPSDIPQGHPGSGPHQPGYGNQPPSQPGYGQQPPSQPGYGYGQQAPSQPGYGYGQQPPSQGGYGYGQQPPSQGGYGYGQQPGYGQQPPSQAGYGYGQQPPPGYGPGYGQQPPPGYGNGYAPGYAAQAPGEPYVPGRFGPRPGSDDNTMAMLAHLLGLLASWLGPLIIYLMKKDQSPYVRDQAAEALNFQITMFIGYIVAGLLSLLFIGFLLFPVIWVLSLIFHIQAAVATNKGQRYRYPLSIRMIT
- a CDS encoding DUF3097 domain-containing protein codes for the protein MYDGDVLAGNWRRPGKGKIPKVPAEPDLVVEDADSGFCGAVVACDKEAVTLEDRFGRRRLFPLAPAAFLLEGRPVTLVRPVPAAPAAPRRSASGSIAVEGLRARVARESRIYVEGVHDAALVEKIWGHDLRVEGVVVEYLEGVDHLPDIVAEFGPEPGRRLGVLVDHLVPGSKESRIAAGITSPDVLVVGHPFVDIWQAVKPSVLRIPAWPEVPRGVPWKEGVIAALGWRMEPADAWRRILGAVSTFTDLEPELLGRVEELIDFVTETP